CTAAAGAATGAAATCATTTTACTAAGCAATGAACTTTCGTTATAAAGCAACGAAATCATTTTACTAAAGAATGAAATCATTTTACTAAGCAATGAACTTTCATTATAAAGCAACGAAAACATTTTACTAAAGAATGAAATCATTTTACTAAGCAATGAACTTTCGTTATAAAGCAAGGAAAACATTTTACTAAAGAATGAAATCATTTTACTAAGCAATGAACTTTCATTATTAAGCAACGAACATGCATTTACTGGCAGTTATTTTTTCTTGTTTATGTACTCGTCTGTAAAATGTTGTTTATGTTTCGGTTTTGAAAATTTGTCAGCGTTATATTCTTTTGAGTTTCCTTTTGGAATAGAAAGTGAAGTCCAATTTTCATTGCATAACAATTTTCCGATAAACACAATCTGTCCAACGTGATAAGGATAATGAGCCAGTTGTCTGTTTATTGCTTCTGTTATTGTATGTCCTTGATTTCGTATAAATATTTCTCTGGTCAAATCTTTTGCTGTCAACGGATTTATTGCAGTAAATAAGCAATTCCATCCTTCGTTCCATTTTTCTAAAAGTTCTGTTCTGTCAGCTATGTCATTGTCAAATTCTGCATCTCTTTGCCGCCATTCTTTTTCTCCGTCAGTGGTTAGAAAATCTGTCCAACGAGAAAGCATATTTCCCCATAAATGTTTTACAATTGTTGCAATACTATTACTCTCTTCATTTAACTGTATGAAAAGTTGTTCGTCAGTTAGTTGAGAAAATGTTTTTTCTCCAAGCATTTTGT
This portion of the Cytophagaceae bacterium genome encodes:
- a CDS encoding DUF1572 family protein codes for the protein MENDFLDSAKKQFEYYKMLGEKTFSQLTDEQLFIQLNEESNSIATIVKHLWGNMLSRWTDFLTTDGEKEWRQRDAEFDNDIADRTELLEKWNEGWNCLFTAINPLTAKDLTREIFIRNQGHTITEAINRQLAHYPYHVGQIVFIGKLLCNENWTSLSIPKGNSKEYNADKFSKPKHKQHFTDEYINKKK